AAGTTGAAGTTGGTAATGTCTATATGGATAATGCAACAGGAAAAATTCTTGGTTTTGTTGGTGGTCGCGATTACGAAGATAATCAATTTAACCACGCGTTTAATTCCACTAGACAAGCAGGATCAGCGATTAAACCTGCGTTAGTTTATGGACCGGCTATTGACCAAGGACTAATGGGAACTGATTCACGCGTTTCAGATTACCCAGCGGATTGGCAACAAGGTGAAAATGAAGGGGACCCTATCGTTAATGCAACAAACGAAGGAACGGAAACTTTCCAAACAATTCGCGAGTCTCTAGAACATTCAAGTAATATTGCTAGTTATCATATTTACCAAGATCTTTTAGATGAAAAGGACGATACTTCCTTTGTTTATGATAACTATTTGAAGAAAATGGGCTATCCAGAAACAGATTCGTGGACTTATGAATCAGCATCTTCTGGTGTTCCTGAAGTCACAACCTTAGCTCAAACAAGTGGTTTCCAAACGTTAGCAAATGAAGGAGTCCACCAGGAAGGCTATCTCATTGAATCCATTACTGATTCAAGCGGGGAAGCATTATATGAGCATGAAGAAGAACCTGAGCGTGTTTTCTCAAAAGCAGCTGCTTCTATCATGAATGACTTAATGCGTAGTGTTATCGATAGCGGACATACAACAGATTTTAAATCTGATGTTAGCAATCTAAATTATAACCTTGCGAATGCGGACTGGGTTGGGAAAACAGGAACTACTGACGAATACAAAGATTCTTGGTTAGCTGTTTCTACACCAAAAGCTACTTTAAGTAGTTGGTCAGGACGTGAAGATAACGAAGGAACAGACCGTAACGCTAGTGATCGTACGGCTCAATATATGGCTCAATTAGCTAATTCAATTTACCAAGCTAATCCAGATAGTCTAGGTACGGATGAAGAGTTTGACTTAGATGATGATGTTAAAGAAGAAGAAGTATCTGAATTTACTGGTACGAAGGTAGATGATAATGATACGGTCGAAGTCGATGGTTCAACAATGCGTGTTCCTAATGATACAACAACCTCTTACTGGGCTAAAGGAACTCCTCCAGGACCAAGTTTTAAATTTGGTATCGGCGGTAGCGATGATGATTACGAAGACTACTGGCAAAATGGACCTGAAGATAATAACAGTGATAATGACGATTAAACAAAAAACCAAGGACGGTTATAATAGCCTTCCTTGGTTTTTTTATATAGAATTTTAAAATAACGACTCAGTAACTTTAGTTTTTACGTCGAACTCAGCTGCTCATTCATTTTTGAAACTGTTCTCCAATTACGCATAGTGATATTTTGATAAATTGGCTTTTTTACAATACGAGATAGAGCGCTCTTCGTGTAATCTTCATGTTTCGGATCTGGGCGCCGGTAATAAATCGCATAGTTTCCTTGCCACACTTTATCAACTCCAGCTCGAACTTCCAGCTCCTGCATCACTTCACCTAAAGTAATATTGTTCATTAAAAATATAACATCATAACGATAATCACCTGTCGATAAATCGCCAAATGCTTCTGGTGCTTCTTCAATAATTTTTTGATAGAATTGAGCTTCCAAAACTATAACTCTAATTGGTTTACTTTCCAAATCATGGATTTACGTCAATATCTTGGACACATTTTTCGAGAGTCTTTTTTCGAAACGAATCCACTCTCGAGAATGTCATCGTTTCCGCCTAATATCAAATGGAGAACCGTATTTGACATTAGGCGGAGACGATGACGAGAAGGCCTCGTGGATAAGTTCCTCAAAAAATGTGTAGGAGAATCTCAAACCTACGCCGACATTTTGACTTGATCTTCCGCTTGTTGGGGCGTTAAGTAATTGAGTTTCCCATGAATGCGTTCGCGGTTATACCAACCATTGATGTATTGGAATAAAGCAAGACGCGCTTCATCAAAAGTCTTGTACTGTCTCAAATAAACTTCTTCCTTTTTCAAAGTCGCATGAAAAGATTCGATCCCTGAATTATCATAAGGGGTGCCTTTGCGATTGTAAGAATGACTGACATGGTACTGGAGGAGAAGATTTTCAAATTCATAGCTTGTATATTGCGTGCCTAAATCCGTTTGAAGGACCAAATTAGGCCCCTCTTTTAATTGTTGATTTTGCACGGCTTGGTGAAAAGCATCCACGACAATCGAAGTCGTCATTTGTTTGCCATAAGAATAGCCGATAATTTTACGAGAATACAAATCCATGACAGAAGCCAAGTAAGTCCAACCCTCTTTTTGGGTATGGATATAGGTGATATCTGCGCCCCATTTTTGGTTGATTGAAGTTGTAGAGAAATCTTGTTTTAAGAGATTTTCACGAGCAGTTACTTTTTCATGATTTGTCGCTGGACGGTACTTTTTTCGAATAACGGAATGAACTCCAAGTTCTCGCATCAACCTTTGGACGCGCTTGAGACCAACGCTCCAACCCAACTGTTTTAATTTGTAGGTGATTTTAGGGGCGCCATAACGGCGCTTGCTTTTCTCGTAAATCTGTAGAATTTCTTCTTTTAATTGTTCGTTTTCTTGGCTTCTTTGACTCGGACAACGGTACTTGGAAGCATAGTAAGTTGATTTCGATACCTCGAGTACACTCGTTAATGTTCGTACGGGATATTCTTGACGCTCTTTATCAATAATTTCATAAATTAACGAGTCATCCCTTACTCTTTCGTGAATATGGTGATAGCTTTTTTTAGGATATCATTTTCCTGCTTCAGACGATGCATTTCCTTTTCCATTTGATGGAAATCTGCCTGACTTTTGCCTGTTTCTTCATCCGGCGTGTATTCTTTTTTCCAGTTATATATCGTTGCTTCTGAAATCCCATATTCATGTGCTAAGGAAGGTACACTTTGTCCTTGTTCGTTCAATTGAAGAATCAATTCTCTTGTTTCTTGGTTGTATCGTTTTGTCATAAACGGACACCCTTTCATAGAATATTATAGTACTCTATAAAAATGTGTCCATGAATTTAACCTAACACCACAATAAGAATTTAGTTAGGATTAGAACTTTGAGCAAGTTGTTTAATGCAGTATGTAGTTTAATTACTATAAGCAATTATTATTTTTATACAATACTCTAAAATATAACCCGTTCTTGCTAGTCGATTTTAATTAAAATCCCAGTATCTTATGCTAAAAACTAGTTATTAATTTTTATTAAGGAGTGGTCATTATGTGTATTTATTTACCTTTTTATTATGGAAATGCAGGGCCAGTTGTTCCAGTATTAAATAGTACAAATTATTATTTTAGTTCTTCTGCAAACAGTAAAGAACAGAAAAATAGAACTTCAAAAGATCCAGCAAACACAAAGTTTGTTGGATCTTTTTTGTTTAATATATATATTGTAGTTCCCTCTATATACTTGTGTTATAATACAAACAATAATTACTAAACGAAGTAAATAGTTAAGGGAGGTTCTATATTGGCTGAAATTAATGGACAGGTAATTAAAAATACTAGAAAGAAAAAAACATGACACAATCCGAATTGGCCCAAGGTATTTGTAAACAAGCGGCTATTAGTAATCTCGAAAACAATAATATATCGATTAATATTAATGCTCTCCAACAAATCTGCGAACGTTTAGAGTTAACTTTAAATGATATATTTATAGAAACAGAGCAAAAACAGTTAAAAGAAAAATTAAACTTAGTAGAAAAGTTTTGCATGGTTTCAAAAAATGAAAAAGCCAAACAAGTCATAGATAAAATAGATATTAATTCTATAAAAGATGCAAGCTTAAGGTCAAAAGCAGAATATTACTATGCACTGCTAGAATATCTTATAACTGGTCAAGACGAAGCAGCATTCTTTTATTTCAATAAAATTTTATCTAACACTAGCTCTAGTGATTTATACAATATACTAGCTAATAACGGTTTAGGAATTATCTTTGAAGGAAAAAAATCTTTTAAATTTGCAGAAAGCTATTATGATAAGTCTCTTCATTCCACAAGAGAATTAAAAAAAACACCCTTAAACTTAGTGCAAATTTTTTATAATTCCGCTAGATTTTATAGTTCTATTAATGATTACGATACTGCTATTTCATTATGTGAAGAGGGTATATCAATCAATAAAACATACCAATCAACTTTCCAGTTAGAATACCTTTTATACGAAAAAGCTTTTAATTCCTACAAATTAGATAAACCTGAATATATAAGTATATTCAAAAGAGCAAAAGACGTGGCAATGTTTAACAATAATGAATATATTGTTGATGTTATAAACGACGACTTAAATAAAATCCAAACACACACACTTTAGAAACAAGTAAAAATATATAAAGATAGAAAATTTTTTCTTAATAAAAGCCAAACAAGTTTGTAACTTAAAAAATTAAAGTAGTTGAAGTTAAATAGTAAATAAAAGGAATAATAAATATGAAAGAAATATTAAAAAGTACGGTAAGATACTTTTTAGTCACTGCAACAGTGCTTGTTTTTAGTGTTCTCACTGGTATTTACGTACCTACAAAAGGAAATTTAGATATTCCATTTTTTATATTTTTATTGATACTTTCATTATTGGCTGGTATTGTTGAATACTTATTTAAAAAGTTATTTGAATATTTTAAATTCAAATAACTTAAAAGTTCAAAAAGCATTATGCCCTCATTGAACTTTATGTGATACATTCCTGCAGCAACCAATAAGACTGAGTTACTGTTTTCTTATATTTCCATATTAATTTATTATATGTCAAATTGATATTTCCAAAAGTAATTCAGTGTATATCTTTAATAAATAAATTTATGCACTGCTTCAAACTACCAAATAAATTGACAAATAAAAGAGATTTAAAAAAATGAAGCTTTTTTTCTCAACTAGGTAAAAAAATTTAATACTTACAAATTAACCAGGTTCTATTCAATTATATTTACAATAAATATTCACTAGTAACTTGTACTAGTTCCTCAATCACTTGTCTACCTGCTTCTTCTGTTTCATTTTCATCAGAAAGTGCAACCGCAAGATAACTCTTATCTCCTTGAGTCACTTTTCCAATACTTGTGACAATCCATACGCCACTAACGCCATCGGTTAGCCAACCATTTTTAAAGGAAACGTCATCTGAACCGGCATATACACCCCAGCTTTGATCATCATCGATTTGTGTCATTAAATCAATGATATAATCTTGCGCCTCTTCTGTGATATATTCCGAAGGTAAATATAATTCTTTCAATAGTTTCATTTGGTCCTTGGCTGTCGTTGTACTGTTTCCCCAATTTCCTAAATTCACTGTAGTATCATTCATATCTAAGTCATCAAAAATCATTTGTAAAGACTCAAAACCGCCTAATGACTCATTTAAGAGAGCTGTTGTTGCTTCATTATCGCTACTTAGAATCATGTCAGACATGCGTTGGGCTTCCTCGTCTGTCAATTCTTCTTGCGCTGCTTCTTTTTCATGGAATAGCAACATGGCGACAGCGACTTTCACAATACTTGCTGTTTCATAGATTTTATCTTCTTCATCATTAGTGTAGGAATAAGTTTTTTCTGTATCTAAATCGTAGACTCTATATTCTAAGGAGTTTGGGTATTCTTCTGCTAGTTGATCCCCTTTTTCCTTTAACTCATCTTCGAGATTTTTCTCTTCTTTTTGTGGTCTTTCCGTTATTTCTTGACTTGAGGAACTCGGCATTTCTTTTACTTCCTCTTGTTCAGAAGTCATAGAATTGAAGACCCAAAAGCCTAGAGTGACAAGAAGAACAACACCTAAGAGAATAAGTAAAATTTTTATCAGTTTCTTCATTTTATTGACAAACATCCATTCTTACTTTTTTTATCAGTTCTTTTGATCTTCATCTACAAAATATACTTTATACCAGACAAGAAAAGAGTAGAGCGTCCAAATATGACGACGTGCATCAATTTCTTCTTGGTAATTTCGATCCAGCATATCTAAAATCTTATCTTGATCAAAGAATTCTGCCGCAAAATCTGCCGCAAAGATCTCACGCACTTGTTTATAAAAACGTTCTTCATGCAACCAAT
This region of Tetragenococcus osmophilus genomic DNA includes:
- a CDS encoding helix-turn-helix domain-containing protein translates to MTQSELAQGICKQAAISNLENNNISININALQQICERLELTLNDIFIETEQKQLKEKLNLVEKFCMVSKNEKAKQVIDKIDINSIKDASLRSKAEYYYALLEYLITGQDEAAFFYFNKILSNTSSSDLYNILANNGLGIIFEGKKSFKFAESYYDKSLHSTRELKKTPLNLVQIFYNSARFYSSINDYDTAISLCEEGISINKTYQSTFQLEYLLYEKAFNSYKLDKPEYISIFKRAKDVAMFNNNEYIVDVINDDLNKIQTHTL
- a CDS encoding serine hydrolase, giving the protein MKKLIKILLILLGVVLLVTLGFWVFNSMTSEQEEVKEMPSSSSQEITERPQKEEKNLEDELKEKGDQLAEEYPNSLEYRVYDLDTEKTYSYTNDEEDKIYETASIVKVAVAMLLFHEKEAAQEELTDEEAQRMSDMILSSDNEATTALLNESLGGFESLQMIFDDLDMNDTTVNLGNWGNSTTTAKDQMKLLKELYLPSEYITEEAQDYIIDLMTQIDDDQSWGVYAGSDDVSFKNGWLTDGVSGVWIVTSIGKVTQGDKSYLAVALSDENETEEAGRQVIEELVQVTSEYLL
- a CDS encoding IS3 family transposase (programmed frameshift); translated protein: MKGCPFMTKRYNQETRELILQLNEQGQSVPSLAHEYGISEATIYNWKKEYTPDEETGKSQADFHQMEKEMHRLKQENDILKKGYHHIHERVRDDSLIYEIIDKERQEYPVRTLTSVLEVSKSTYYASKYRCPSQRSQENEQLKEEILQIYEKSKRRYGAPKITYKLKQLGWSVGLKRVQRLMRELGVHSVIRKKYRPATNHEKVTARENLLKQDFSTTSINQKWGADITYIHTQKEGWTYLASVMDLYSRKIIGYSYGKQMTTSIVVDAFHQAVQNQQLKEGPNLVLQTDLGTQYTSYEFENLLLQYHVSHSYNRKGTPYDNSGIESFHATLKKEEVYLRQYKTFDEARLALFQYINGWYNRERIHGKLNYLTPQQAEDQVKMSA